In a genomic window of [Empedobacter] haloabium:
- a CDS encoding alpha-amylase family glycosyl hydrolase: MNTGRHKLRSLALAALLAASAAVQAAPRPFTWENATVYFVVTDRFSNGDRSNDLAYGRKADAAPLRGYLGGDLKGLTAKVKEGYFDSLGVDAIWLTPPVEQIHAGTDEGTGKSYGFHGYWGRDFTAIDANLGTEQDFADFVQAAHARGIRVLFDVVMNHIGPVTEQDPVWPADWVRLDPVCKYKDTPTTVPCALVPNLPDVRTDSDANVALPPALVEKWKKEGRYEREVKELDEFFARTGYPRAPRYYLMKWHADWVRKYGIDGFRGDTVKHTEPGVWKELRSVADAAYQDYRKANPGKALGEKFFTLAEVYGYGIGSGRQFDMGDAGDNAKVDFYANGFDGLINFALPGDAKGGYDSIFSKYAQALHGPLKGQVVLNYMDSHDDGNPFDPSRKKPFETANKLLLAPGAAQIYYGDETARRLDIAEATGDAKLRSFMNWEELANNTARDGYRIADVRAHWSKLGLFRRAHPAIGAGEHRKLADQPYTFARTHGADKVVVALDVPVGRPVAIKVGGVFADGAKVKDAYSGATYTVRQGAVRTAGKAGVVLLEAAR, from the coding sequence ATGAATACTGGTCGCCATAAACTCCGCTCCCTCGCATTGGCCGCGCTGCTGGCGGCAAGCGCCGCTGTCCAGGCGGCGCCCCGGCCGTTCACCTGGGAGAACGCGACCGTGTATTTCGTCGTCACGGACCGCTTCAGCAATGGCGACCGGTCGAACGACCTGGCGTACGGCCGCAAGGCCGACGCCGCGCCGCTGCGCGGCTACCTGGGCGGCGACCTGAAGGGCCTGACGGCCAAGGTCAAGGAAGGCTACTTCGACAGCCTGGGCGTGGATGCGATCTGGCTGACGCCACCGGTGGAGCAGATCCATGCCGGCACCGACGAGGGCACCGGCAAGTCGTACGGCTTCCACGGCTACTGGGGGCGCGACTTCACGGCCATCGACGCCAACCTGGGCACGGAGCAGGACTTCGCCGACTTCGTACAGGCGGCCCACGCGCGCGGCATCCGCGTGCTGTTCGACGTGGTGATGAACCATATCGGCCCGGTCACGGAGCAGGACCCGGTATGGCCGGCCGACTGGGTACGGCTCGACCCGGTCTGCAAGTACAAGGACACGCCGACCACGGTGCCGTGCGCGCTGGTGCCGAACCTGCCGGACGTGCGCACCGACAGCGACGCCAACGTGGCGCTGCCGCCGGCGCTGGTGGAAAAGTGGAAGAAGGAAGGACGCTACGAGCGCGAGGTAAAGGAGCTGGACGAGTTCTTCGCCCGCACCGGCTACCCGCGCGCGCCGCGCTACTACCTGATGAAGTGGCATGCGGACTGGGTGCGCAAGTACGGCATCGACGGCTTCCGCGGCGATACCGTCAAGCACACGGAACCGGGCGTGTGGAAGGAGCTGCGCAGCGTGGCCGATGCGGCCTACCAGGACTACCGCAAGGCCAATCCCGGCAAGGCGCTGGGCGAGAAGTTCTTCACGCTGGCCGAGGTGTATGGCTACGGCATCGGCTCGGGCCGCCAGTTCGACATGGGCGATGCGGGAGACAATGCGAAGGTGGACTTCTATGCCAACGGCTTCGACGGCCTGATCAACTTCGCGCTGCCGGGCGACGCGAAGGGCGGCTATGACAGCATCTTCAGCAAGTACGCCCAGGCCCTGCATGGCCCGCTGAAGGGGCAGGTCGTGCTGAACTACATGGATTCGCACGACGACGGCAACCCGTTCGACCCGTCGCGCAAGAAGCCGTTCGAGACGGCCAACAAGCTGCTGCTGGCACCGGGCGCGGCGCAGATCTACTACGGCGACGAGACGGCGCGCCGGCTCGATATCGCCGAGGCGACCGGCGACGCCAAGCTGCGTTCGTTCATGAACTGGGAGGAGCTGGCCAACAACACCGCACGCGACGGCTACCGCATCGCCGACGTGCGCGCGCACTGGAGCAAGCTGGGACTGTTCCGCCGCGCCCACCCGGCGATCGGCGCGGGCGAACACCGCAAGCTGGCCGACCAGCCCTACACGTTCGCGCGCACGCATGGCGCGGACAAGGTCGTGGTGGCGCTGGACGTGCCGGTCGGGCGGCCGGTCGCAATCAAGGTCGGCGGCGTGTTTGCCGATGGGGCGAAGGTGAAGGATGCCTACTCGGGCGCGACGTACACCGTGCGCCAGGGCGCGGTGCGCACCGCTGGCAAGGCGGGTGTGGTGCTGCTGGAAGCGGCCCGCTAG
- a CDS encoding alpha-D-glucose phosphate-specific phosphoglucomutase translates to MAILTVPTQPIPGQKPGTSGLRKKVAVFRQQHYLENFVQSVFDTLGDLSGKTLVLGGDGRFHNRAAVHTILRMAAANGVARVLVGRGGLLSTPAVSCVIRKHEALGGIILSASHNPGGPDGDFGIKYNIGNGGPAPEGVTEAIYQRTTTITQYRVSDDPDVDIDHIGRGYMEQMQVEVIDPVEDYADMLEGLFDFDAIRKLFTGGFRMCFDAMSAISGPYAQAILEGRLGAPAGTVINAVPLEDFGGHHPDPNPVNAAQLIELMAGPDAPDFGAASDGDADRNMIVGRNFAVTPSDSLAILAANAQVAPGYRGGIAGIARSMPTSRAADRVAEALGVKLYETPTGWKYFGNLLDAGLATLCGEESYGTGSNHIREKDGVWAVLFWLNLLAVTGKSVQQIVTEHWARFGRNYYSRHDYEAIESHAAQVLMDDLRIKLTNLPGQQMNHYTVDFADDFSYTDPVDGSQSTQQGIRIVMTDGSRIVYRLSGTGTEGATLRIYLERYEADPALHNIPTQQALAPLIAIADSVASIAHNTGRSNPTVIT, encoded by the coding sequence ATGGCAATCCTGACGGTCCCCACCCAACCGATTCCCGGCCAGAAGCCGGGAACTTCCGGCCTGCGCAAGAAAGTGGCGGTCTTCCGCCAGCAGCACTATCTCGAGAACTTCGTCCAGAGCGTGTTCGACACGCTGGGCGACCTGTCCGGCAAGACGCTCGTGCTGGGCGGCGACGGCCGCTTCCACAACCGCGCGGCCGTGCACACGATCCTGCGCATGGCGGCCGCCAACGGCGTGGCGCGCGTGCTGGTCGGCCGTGGCGGCCTGCTGTCCACCCCGGCCGTGTCCTGCGTCATCCGCAAGCACGAGGCGCTGGGCGGCATCATCCTGTCGGCCAGCCACAACCCGGGTGGCCCGGACGGCGACTTCGGCATCAAGTACAACATCGGCAACGGCGGCCCGGCGCCGGAGGGCGTGACCGAGGCGATCTACCAGCGCACCACCACGATCACGCAGTACCGCGTCAGCGACGATCCGGACGTGGACATCGACCACATCGGCCGTGGCTACATGGAGCAGATGCAGGTCGAAGTCATCGACCCGGTCGAGGATTACGCGGACATGCTGGAAGGCCTGTTCGACTTCGACGCGATCCGCAAGCTGTTCACCGGTGGCTTTCGCATGTGCTTCGACGCGATGAGCGCGATCTCCGGGCCATATGCGCAGGCGATCCTGGAAGGGCGCCTGGGCGCGCCGGCCGGCACCGTCATCAACGCCGTGCCGCTGGAGGACTTCGGCGGCCACCATCCGGACCCGAATCCCGTCAACGCGGCCCAGCTGATCGAACTGATGGCCGGTCCCGACGCGCCGGACTTCGGCGCCGCCTCGGACGGCGACGCCGACCGCAACATGATCGTGGGCCGCAACTTCGCCGTCACGCCGTCGGACAGCCTGGCCATCCTGGCCGCCAACGCCCAGGTGGCGCCAGGCTACCGCGGCGGCATCGCCGGCATCGCGCGCTCGATGCCGACTTCGCGCGCGGCCGACCGCGTGGCCGAGGCGCTGGGCGTCAAGCTGTACGAAACGCCGACCGGCTGGAAGTACTTCGGCAACCTGCTGGACGCTGGCCTGGCGACGCTGTGCGGCGAGGAGAGCTACGGCACCGGCTCCAACCACATCCGCGAGAAGGACGGGGTGTGGGCCGTGCTGTTCTGGCTCAACCTGCTGGCCGTCACGGGCAAGAGCGTGCAGCAGATCGTTACCGAGCACTGGGCCCGCTTCGGCCGCAACTACTATTCGCGGCACGACTACGAGGCCATCGAGAGCCACGCGGCGCAGGTGCTGATGGACGACCTGCGCATCAAGCTGACCAACCTGCCCGGCCAGCAGATGAACCATTACACGGTCGATTTCGCCGACGATTTCTCGTACACCGACCCGGTGGACGGCTCGCAGTCGACGCAGCAGGGCATCCGCATCGTCATGACGGACGGCTCGCGCATCGTCTATCGCCTGTCCGGCACCGGCACGGAAGGCGCCACCTTGCGCATCTACCTGGAGCGCTACGAAGCCGACCCGGCACTGCACAACATTCCCACCCAGCAGGCGCTCGCGCCGCTGATCGCCATCGCCGACAGCGTGGCGAGCATTGCCCACAACACGGGACGGAGCAACCCGACCGTGATCACCTGA
- a CDS encoding MFS transporter, which yields MHPSTPKPRLSFWQLWNMSFGFFGIQFGFALQNANTSRIFSTLGANPDELALFWLAAPVTGLLVQPVIGYLSDNTWHPTWGRRRPFFFLGALLASVALFLMPNSHMLWMAVAVLWMMDAGINVSMEPFRAFVGDKLDASQQTAGFAMQTFFIGCGAVIASLLPTIFADYLGVSNTPVNGGVPDTVRYAFYAGGSVFMLAVLYTMFTSDERPPEDLAAFRQQRGKGFAHAIGEILDGFFHMPKTMVQLAFVQFFTWIGLFAMWIYTTSAVAENVFGTTDAQSAVYQDAGNYVGIMFAVYSGVSALAAFILPVLARLTSRKAVHMLCLIIGGISLASVFTIHDKQMLVVPMIGIGIAWASILTMPYAILAGALPASRMGYYMGVFNFFVVIPQIVSGLLLGFVTTHFFGGHTGNTLALGGASMALAGILTLWVRDDAKAAA from the coding sequence ATGCACCCTTCCACCCCCAAGCCCCGGCTGTCGTTCTGGCAGCTGTGGAACATGAGCTTCGGCTTTTTCGGCATCCAGTTCGGCTTCGCGCTGCAGAACGCCAATACCAGCCGGATCTTCTCCACGCTGGGCGCCAATCCCGATGAACTCGCGCTGTTCTGGCTTGCCGCTCCGGTCACGGGCCTGCTGGTGCAACCCGTCATCGGCTACCTGTCCGACAATACCTGGCATCCGACCTGGGGCCGCCGCCGCCCGTTCTTCTTCCTGGGCGCGTTGCTGGCGTCGGTCGCGCTGTTCCTGATGCCGAACTCGCACATGCTGTGGATGGCCGTGGCCGTGCTGTGGATGATGGACGCCGGCATCAACGTCTCCATGGAGCCGTTCCGCGCCTTCGTCGGCGACAAGCTCGATGCCTCGCAGCAGACCGCCGGCTTCGCGATGCAGACCTTCTTCATCGGCTGCGGCGCCGTCATCGCCTCGCTGCTGCCGACGATCTTCGCCGACTACCTGGGCGTCAGCAACACGCCTGTCAACGGCGGCGTGCCCGATACGGTGCGTTACGCGTTCTATGCCGGCGGCTCGGTCTTCATGCTGGCCGTGCTGTATACGATGTTTACCAGCGACGAGCGTCCGCCCGAGGACCTGGCGGCCTTCCGCCAGCAGCGCGGCAAGGGCTTCGCCCACGCCATCGGCGAGATCCTGGACGGCTTCTTCCACATGCCCAAGACGATGGTGCAGCTGGCCTTCGTCCAGTTCTTCACCTGGATCGGCCTGTTCGCGATGTGGATTTACACCACCTCGGCCGTGGCGGAAAACGTGTTCGGCACTACCGACGCGCAGTCGGCCGTGTACCAGGATGCCGGCAACTACGTCGGCATCATGTTCGCCGTGTACTCGGGGGTCTCGGCCCTGGCCGCGTTCATCCTGCCGGTGCTGGCGCGCCTGACCAGCCGCAAGGCGGTGCACATGCTGTGCCTGATCATCGGCGGCATCAGCCTGGCCAGCGTGTTTACCATCCACGACAAACAGATGCTGGTGGTGCCGATGATCGGCATCGGCATCGCCTGGGCCAGCATCCTGACGATGCCGTACGCGATCCTGGCCGGCGCGCTGCCGGCCAGCCGCATGGGCTACTACATGGGCGTGTTCAATTTCTTCGTCGTGATTCCGCAGATCGTCAGCGGCCTGCTGCTGGGCTTCGTGACCACCCACTTCTTCGGCGGCCATACCGGCAATACGCTCGCGCTGGGCGGCGCCTCGATGGCGCTGGCCGGCATCCTGACCCTGTGGGTGCGCGACGACGCCAAGGCCGCGGCCTGA